A window of Tautonia plasticadhaerens contains these coding sequences:
- a CDS encoding KpsF/GutQ family sugar-phosphate isomerase produces the protein MATVIAATPAASPSEALDFARGVLRVEAEAILRVCGRLDGSIAEAAGLIHRCPGSVVVTGMGKAGLVGQKVAATLASTGTHAFPLHPADAFHGDLGRIRAGDLVLALSQSGETEEVTRLGPAVRRLGAGLIALTGSPTSTLGRQADLCIALGPIAEACPLGLAPSASTTAMMAVGDALALLVSRMRGFRPEDFLRYHPGGSLGRTLTRVEEVMRTGDHVRTADPAESVRAVFVRLGGARRRSGAVLVVGEGGTLAGIFTDSDLARLFERRREAMLDRPIGEAMTTGPVVVHAGASIAEAVDVLRSRKLSELPVVDDHRRLVGLVDITDLIGLGADDLES, from the coding sequence ATGGCCACCGTCATCGCCGCGACCCCGGCCGCCTCGCCGTCCGAGGCGCTGGACTTCGCCCGGGGAGTGCTCCGCGTCGAGGCCGAGGCGATCCTCCGGGTTTGCGGCCGGCTCGACGGCTCGATCGCCGAGGCCGCCGGCCTCATTCATCGCTGCCCGGGGAGCGTGGTCGTCACCGGCATGGGCAAGGCGGGCCTGGTCGGCCAGAAGGTGGCCGCGACCCTGGCGTCGACCGGGACGCACGCCTTCCCGCTCCACCCGGCCGACGCCTTCCACGGCGACCTCGGCCGCATCCGGGCCGGGGACCTCGTGCTCGCCCTCTCCCAGAGTGGCGAGACGGAGGAGGTCACCCGGCTGGGCCCGGCCGTCCGGCGCCTGGGGGCCGGGCTGATCGCCCTGACCGGGAGCCCGACCAGCACCCTCGGCCGTCAGGCCGACCTCTGCATCGCGCTGGGCCCGATCGCCGAGGCCTGCCCGCTGGGACTCGCCCCCTCGGCGAGCACCACGGCGATGATGGCCGTCGGCGACGCGCTGGCACTGCTCGTCAGCCGGATGCGGGGCTTCCGCCCCGAAGACTTCCTCCGCTACCACCCCGGCGGCAGCCTTGGCCGGACGTTGACTCGGGTCGAGGAGGTGATGCGGACCGGCGACCACGTCCGGACCGCCGACCCCGCCGAATCGGTCCGGGCCGTCTTCGTCCGCCTCGGCGGCGCCCGGCGGAGGAGCGGGGCGGTCCTCGTCGTCGGCGAGGGCGGGACGCTCGCCGGCATCTTCACCGACAGCGACCTCGCCCGGCTGTTCGAGCGGCGCCGGGAGGCGATGCTCGACCGCCCGATCGGCGAAGCGATGACGACCGGCCCGGTCGTCGTTCACGCCGGGGCGTCGATCGCCGAGGCGGTGGATGTGCTCCGCTCCCGAAAGCTGAGCGAATTGCCGGTCGTCGACGACCATCGTCGGCTCGTCGGCCTGGTGGACATCACCGACCTGATCGGCCTCGGGGCCGACGACCTCGAATCGTGA
- a CDS encoding KdsC family phosphatase — MPQPIEVPEELAARCRPIALLVLDVDGVMTDGIIALDDHGIETKRFFVRDGSALALWRMAGHRGSILSGRWAPAVERRAAELGLSPVIQGAKDKGARLVELLARLGLGPHQACMMGDDLPDLPALRVAGLAACPADAVPEVRSRCHLVSNRPGGRGAVRGVVEAILRAQGRWDDLVRSYLEPEGEPARDDPGPSG, encoded by the coding sequence ATGCCCCAACCGATCGAAGTCCCCGAGGAACTGGCCGCCCGCTGCCGGCCGATCGCGCTGCTGGTGCTCGACGTGGACGGGGTGATGACCGACGGGATCATCGCCCTGGACGACCACGGGATCGAGACGAAGCGGTTCTTCGTCCGGGACGGATCCGCGCTGGCCCTCTGGCGGATGGCCGGGCATCGGGGGTCGATCCTCTCGGGTCGATGGGCCCCGGCCGTCGAGCGGAGGGCGGCAGAGCTGGGGCTCTCGCCGGTGATCCAGGGGGCGAAGGACAAGGGGGCCCGGCTGGTCGAGTTGCTGGCCCGGCTGGGGCTGGGGCCGCATCAGGCCTGCATGATGGGGGATGACCTGCCGGACCTGCCCGCCCTGAGGGTCGCCGGGCTGGCCGCCTGCCCGGCCGACGCGGTGCCGGAGGTCCGGTCCCGCTGCCATCTCGTGAGCAACCGACCGGGCGGCAGGGGGGCCGTCCGGGGGGTGGTCGAGGCGATCCTCCGCGCCCAAGGGCGTTGGGACGACCTCGTCCGGTCGTATCTCGAACCGGAAGGGGAACCGGCCCGGGACGATCCCGGGCCGTCGGGTTGA